One Paenibacillus sp. FSL W8-0186 genomic window carries:
- the gerQ gene encoding spore coat protein GerQ, producing MFNPNYRPVTYKIGNSPSGAFAGGSTYSPQQQLPMQMQGGGGMQLPYPPQVPSGSPMTPTGTVVPTATPQFEQSYIENIFRLNLGKVGTFYMTYENNSEWNAKIFKGVLEAAGRDHIIISDPATGVRTVLLMVNLDYATFAEPLYYQYPGTIGNPQTSR from the coding sequence ATGTTCAATCCAAATTACCGGCCGGTCACCTATAAGATCGGCAACAGCCCGTCAGGAGCTTTCGCCGGGGGTAGCACTTATTCTCCACAACAGCAACTGCCAATGCAGATGCAAGGGGGAGGGGGAATGCAGCTGCCGTATCCGCCGCAGGTGCCAAGCGGCAGTCCGATGACGCCGACGGGTACGGTCGTACCAACGGCAACTCCACAATTTGAGCAATCCTATATCGAGAACATTTTTCGCTTGAACCTGGGCAAGGTGGGCACATTTTACATGACTTATGAGAACAACTCCGAATGGAACGCGAAAATATTCAAAGGCGTCCTCGAAGCGGCTGGCCGCGACCATATCATTATCAGCGACCCAGCAACGGGAGTACGTACAGTTCTGCTCATGGTGAATCTGGACTACGCTACTTTTGCTGAACCGCTGTATTATCAATATCCGGGAACGATCGGAAATCCGCAGACGTCAAGATAG
- a CDS encoding FAD-dependent oxidoreductase: MRIAIVGGGLSGLTAAAYLSDSPGIQGTVFERSPQLGGRAFTYEKSGFTLNYGAHAVYGIDRHTLLDMENELNLRFNSKQVDKRNVVYAKHGQLTPAPLDFVNIMKTGVLTTMEKIRFVAEVAAVITNIHQLKNYPTLGEYLNKSNASPDVKELWEHLVSSNFFITPEEARRVSGEVIAEYYHNLFLSHKPVNYILGSWSTITNQLVDKISQNKDWEIAVKEPVESITMENDKFILNTKTRDSLVFDQVIFAMPVQQVAKLLESTPWGQSLEPYKNNTSTEVLVYDVGFSKIINRPFHYISDMNNKLFISDVSATDHTVVPEGGQLLQGIAYLNDDFADEEQKKQYLESKTMQMEALFDTYYPGWRDNTAVKRVSKKAMVASVKNIHSNKLLPNRLDQVPFYFCGDGCEGKGELAERAFSSGRKVAQDILANTANVKALSYS; encoded by the coding sequence ATGAGAATCGCGATTGTTGGCGGTGGACTTTCAGGGTTAACGGCCGCTGCTTATCTGTCCGACAGTCCGGGTATACAGGGAACAGTGTTCGAGCGTAGCCCACAGTTGGGCGGTAGAGCCTTTACTTATGAGAAATCAGGTTTCACGCTGAATTATGGAGCACATGCGGTTTACGGCATCGACAGACATACGCTGCTGGATATGGAGAACGAGCTGAACCTCCGTTTTAACAGCAAGCAGGTAGACAAACGGAATGTTGTATATGCCAAGCATGGACAACTCACTCCCGCTCCGCTTGATTTCGTAAATATTATGAAGACTGGCGTACTTACAACGATGGAGAAAATTCGTTTTGTTGCAGAAGTCGCTGCGGTCATCACTAATATTCATCAATTGAAAAATTATCCGACGTTAGGCGAATATTTGAATAAGTCTAACGCTTCTCCTGACGTCAAAGAGCTGTGGGAGCATCTAGTCAGCTCCAATTTCTTCATCACCCCGGAAGAAGCGAGACGCGTATCCGGCGAAGTAATCGCCGAATACTACCATAACCTGTTCCTCTCGCACAAGCCGGTAAACTACATCCTCGGCAGCTGGTCAACCATTACGAATCAGCTGGTGGATAAGATTTCCCAGAACAAGGATTGGGAAATTGCCGTTAAGGAGCCGGTTGAATCGATTACGATGGAAAATGACAAATTCATACTGAACACCAAAACTCGCGATTCATTAGTTTTTGATCAGGTCATTTTCGCTATGCCAGTACAGCAAGTCGCTAAATTACTGGAATCGACACCTTGGGGCCAGTCCCTTGAACCTTACAAAAACAATACATCAACAGAAGTGCTGGTATACGACGTCGGATTCTCCAAGATCATCAATCGTCCCTTCCACTATATCAGCGATATGAATAACAAGCTGTTCATCAGCGACGTCTCGGCGACGGATCATACCGTTGTTCCTGAAGGCGGGCAACTGCTGCAGGGCATCGCCTACTTGAATGATGATTTTGCGGATGAAGAACAGAAGAAGCAATATCTGGAGAGCAAGACCATGCAGATGGAAGCGCTCTTTGATACTTACTACCCGGGCTGGCGCGACAATACGGCGGTTAAGCGTGTATCGAAGAAGGCCATGGTCGCCAGCGTCAAGAACATCCATTCAAATAAGCTGCTGCCCAATAGGCTGGATCAGGTTCCCTTCTATTTCTGCGGGGATGGCTGCGAAGGCAAGGGAGAGCTGGCTGAACGCGCCTTCTCAAGCGGGCGCAAGGTCGCCCAGGATATTCTGGCCAACACGGCCAACGTTAAAGCGCTATCTTATTCATGA
- a CDS encoding cell wall hydrolase, translated as MAVIKANSEDVRLLARLMRAEAEGEGELGMLMVGNVGVNRILGNCLDFRDIRTMNQMVFQSPGGFEAPQKGYFYQRARDSDIRLARRVVNGERTWPASNALWFFRPEGECPGTWYNQQNTGRFKAHCFFSPTFENCPSVF; from the coding sequence TTGGCTGTCATAAAAGCAAACTCCGAGGATGTCAGACTGCTGGCCCGTCTGATGCGTGCGGAAGCAGAAGGGGAAGGCGAACTAGGCATGTTGATGGTCGGCAACGTCGGCGTTAATCGGATACTCGGCAATTGCCTTGATTTCAGGGATATAAGAACCATGAACCAAATGGTATTTCAGTCGCCCGGAGGGTTCGAGGCCCCTCAAAAAGGCTACTTCTATCAAAGAGCCCGCGATTCCGACATCCGCCTGGCCAGAAGGGTGGTTAACGGTGAGCGCACATGGCCAGCGAGCAATGCTTTATGGTTCTTCAGACCGGAAGGCGAATGCCCTGGTACCTGGTACAACCAGCAAAACACAGGGCGATTTAAGGCTCATTGCTTCTTCTCCCCAACCTTTGAGAATTGTCCTTCTGTATTTTAA
- a CDS encoding hemolysin family protein — MIILVLLNGFFVSAEFAIVKVRAGRIDALIEEGKKSAITAKGLMSRLDGYLSACQLGITLSSLGLGWLGEPVVARLLNPIFQFAGIGSKAAYTISLATAFLLIAVLHIVLGELAPKTVAVRNAEKVTLLSARPMQVFYRLMFPMIWVLNGLSSGLLKIFGIEPLKEQHDSAHTEEEIRVMMKESSESGLIDSTEMSLVDNIFEFADTTAREIMIPRTEMICLYTQNTLHENLEIALEGTRTRYPVCANDKDHVIGFIHIKDLIRSNSANYLDLLRPIMAVPESTHISDLMKRMQRNKTQIAILIDEYGGTSGLVTLEDIVEEIVGEIQDEFDEERPGIEQIGEDTYSIDGLMLIEAVNDRFGLELDSDDYDTIGGWLYSRIQVLPPQVGQSVENDGYIYVVEQTDNKRISRVKLVKQELIPLEGTGA; from the coding sequence ATGATTATATTAGTTCTGCTTAACGGATTTTTCGTCTCGGCTGAATTTGCGATTGTGAAAGTTCGCGCAGGCCGAATCGATGCCTTGATTGAGGAGGGGAAGAAGAGCGCCATCACGGCAAAAGGACTCATGAGCCGTCTGGACGGTTATTTGTCCGCATGCCAGCTGGGCATTACGCTTAGCTCTCTTGGTCTAGGATGGCTTGGTGAGCCGGTTGTGGCGCGTCTGCTGAATCCGATTTTTCAGTTCGCGGGGATAGGGAGCAAGGCCGCATACACCATTTCGCTGGCGACGGCATTTTTGCTTATCGCCGTGCTGCATATCGTTCTTGGGGAGCTGGCGCCGAAGACGGTGGCCGTCCGCAATGCGGAGAAGGTTACCCTGCTGTCGGCACGCCCCATGCAAGTGTTCTACCGACTGATGTTTCCGATGATTTGGGTGCTGAACGGCTTGTCATCCGGCCTGCTGAAAATATTCGGCATCGAGCCGCTTAAGGAGCAGCATGATTCAGCGCATACTGAGGAAGAAATCAGGGTGATGATGAAGGAGAGCAGCGAGAGCGGTCTGATCGATAGTACCGAGATGTCCCTCGTGGATAACATTTTTGAATTTGCGGATACAACGGCAAGAGAAATCATGATACCTCGTACCGAAATGATCTGTCTGTATACCCAGAACACCTTGCATGAAAATTTGGAAATCGCTTTAGAGGGAACACGTACACGTTATCCGGTATGTGCCAACGACAAGGATCACGTGATCGGCTTTATTCATATAAAAGATTTGATACGTTCGAACTCGGCGAATTATTTAGACCTGCTTCGTCCAATAATGGCTGTGCCCGAATCCACCCACATCAGCGACTTGATGAAGCGCATGCAGCGGAACAAGACGCAAATTGCGATATTGATTGACGAATACGGCGGTACGTCCGGACTTGTCACGCTGGAGGATATCGTCGAGGAAATCGTCGGTGAAATCCAGGATGAATTTGACGAGGAACGTCCCGGGATTGAGCAAATTGGCGAGGATACCTATTCTATCGACGGGCTTATGCTGATTGAAGCGGTAAACGACCGATTCGGCCTGGAGCTGGATTCGGATGATTACGATACGATCGGCGGCTGGTTATATTCGAGAATCCAGGTGCTGCCGCCACAGGTCGGGCAATCTGTCGAGAATGATGGCTATATTTACGTAGTAGAACAAACCGACAACAAGAGAATATCGCGCGTGAAGCTCGTGAAGCAGGAGTTGATTCCGCTAGAGGGAACCGGCGCGTAA